From Huiozyma naganishii CBS 8797 chromosome 11, complete genome, a single genomic window includes:
- the KNAG0K00940 gene encoding uncharacterized protein yields the protein MVESNSEKENMDVDAKEFLTEDNLESKESGKSRRSKFGFGWLKRSHGSSKSKKVKSKEIENIQYQQKEDDCNNSSQSISGQEDTSTDLEKSQFTSTNPANIWEEKTMKGRQVLAGSVESSFDGIGDSSSKYSSSHSSDSGINYTGFSVTNNTRHSIDLLNLEMDNTEYDGAQAKKSSGAGTIKGGNPADLLPSKKYVESIPVERVKEKAESINLQLDWDGTSDILEAVFFCFRKLIEDKDDANRLLSEDNKQLAQQLEENNKRSTSDLEESQKIISKLQNDLKELELSIESENKMFYTVVQEVEMKSAQELSRHKESIEQKAIEKIKLLQDENKNIKGQLELHTKWRAGSLDFITSFCDVFRDCASPETISRYKHFLETIDENWPQSTDSVLDETQQKLMNQIIPEFLSDILCDRFFIEVGTSFNNCLETNQNLLISNRSLKRKLLNGKRIVKETEELMFKDYSVF from the coding sequence ATGGTCGAATCAAACAgtgaaaaggaaaatatGGATGTTGATGCAAAGGAGTTTTTGACTGAGGATAATTTGGAATCAAAAGAATCTGGTAAATCTCGAAGAAGTAAATTTGGTTTTGGATGGTTAAAACGCTCCCATGGTAGCTCCAAGAGTAAAAAAGTTAAGTCCAAGGAAATTGAGAATATACAATATCAGCAAAAAGAGGACGACTGTAACAACTCTAGTCAATCGATCTCTGGACAAGAAGATACAAGTACTGATTTAGAAAAGTCACAGTTCACTTCAACCAACCCAGCTAATATTtgggaagaaaaaaccaTGAAAGGCAGACAAGTTCTTGCAGGTAGTGTGGAGTCATCTTTTGACGGCATAGGCGATTCCTCAAGTAAGTATTCCTCGTCCCATAGCTCTGACAGTGGGATTAACTACACTGGGTTCAGTGTCACAAACAACACCAGGCATTCCATAGATCTACTGAATTTAGAAATGGACAATACCGAGTATGATGGGGCTcaagcaaaaaaatcatcAGGAGCTGGAACGATCAAAGGAGGTAATCCAGCTGATTTGCTTCCTTCTAAAAAATATGTTGAAAGTATCCCAGTGGAAAGGGTGAAAGAGAAGGCCGAGAGCATAAATCTCCAATTAGATTGGGATGGAACATCTGATATTTTAGAAgcagtatttttttgtttccgGAAACTCATTGAAGATAAGGACGATGCAAATAGGCTGTTAAGTGAGGATAACAAGCAGCTGGCACAgcaacttgaagaaaacaacaaaaggTCAACAtctgatcttgaagaatcCCAAAAGATAATTTCCAAGCTTCAAAATGACCTGAAAGAACTAGAATTGTCAATTGAGagtgaaaataaaatgttCTATACGGTTGTCCAAGAAGTAGAGATGAAAAGTGCTCAGGAATTGAGCAGGCACAAAGAATCAATTGAGCAGAAGGCGatagaaaaaataaaacttcttcaagacgaaaataaaaatataaaGGGTCAGCTTGAACTGCACACAAAATGGAGAGCTGGCTCCCTTGACTTTATAACTAGTTTTTGTGACGTGTTTCGGGACTGTGCCAGCCCAGAAACAATCTCACGTTATAAgcattttttggaaacaatTGACGAAAACTGGCCACAATCAACTGATTCCGTATTAGACGAAACGCAGCAAAAACTTATGAATCAAATTATCCCGGAGTTTTTGTCTGATATACTTTGCGACCGGTTCTTCATTGAGGTGGGCACCTCTTTTAACAATTGTTTGGAGACAAACCAAAATTTGTTGATTTCTAACAGAAGCCTAAAAC
- the KNAG0K00950 gene encoding uncharacterized protein (similar to Saccharomyces cerevisiae YOL075C; ancestral locus Anc_3.133), protein MTTNLVENKLSFSHVPRLKLQVRDLSIIASKTDAELVKSFSLDLPSGSIMAVMGGSGSGKTTLLNVLASKISGGLKTVGEINYIREDCGVNDGDHPEHAVMTYLPQQDVLPARLTCRDTMMFAADLKLDKPKHEKVQIVEQLIDELGLKDCADTIIGDSSHRGLSGGEKRRLSIGTQMIANPSIMFLDEPTTGLDAYSAYLVVKTIRKLAEDDGRIFIMSIHQPRSDIMFLLDKVCILSKGNIVYCDAVDKMIPYFESMGYKVPQLVNPADYIVDISSVDSRSEEAEEIATLRLTKLLANWKEYEKTNIKAETIEYDRQISVDNMTTMLPFWKQVWVLTRRNVKLNTSDHVTMIATILEPLIIGTIVGWIFYKPDKTTESGMRTIVACLYACVMLQCYLYLLFDTYRLCEQDIGIFDRERAEGSVSAFAFITARKISLFLSDDFYMILAFTTITYFMFGLEPDAKKFFLQFSIIFLTQLSCSGLATFSVAISRDYAKASLVGNMTFTILSMGCGFFVNAKKMPVYVRWTKYIAFSWYGFGALISSTFTDHLCTNPNDIRTCLGNQVVDTFGFWRNWRVVPAIVIFCFAIGYFFASMIILHFNKVDITLQNEVKTKDSGKEEKVYMTDGTSNDDSLPIKNSRLIQNSDKDIDLESKDSHPYEVEVSLKDITLTVDYIHVQGISQWRNKIINRERKKILRSVNATFKPGMVNAIMGPSGSGKSTLLNLISGRVKSTLFSRFTKDGSMSFNGAEVSETMFKQICSYVSQDDDHLLSKLTVRETFKFASDLRLHHLNAKEREAKRNNLIIALGLKHCEDTIIGNEFVKGISGGEKRRVTMGIQLLNDPPILLLDEPTSGLDSFTSSTILEILSNLCQEYGKTVILTIHQPRAELFKKFGNVLLLAKSGRTAFNGSPDEMIMYFEKLGFKCPELTNVADYFLDLISINTQNEQNESTSRERVEKLLANWEDQVQLQHAALESDPFNEKQLVMSSNDFQQQYGPCIRKQCDPTLAYYVNVKRQVTTMRRSFDTLMARIAQVPGLGAIFALYFAPIKYNYTSVSNRIGLTQESTALYFVGMLGNLTCYPMERDYFYREFEDNVYGIGPFFMAYMTLELPLTLFSSIIYSVLTVLACGLPRTAGNFFATVYCAFIVIACGEALGIMTNTLFERPGFVVNCISVILSIGCQLSGIMSLTMSRVLKGFSYLNPVHYTSMVLINLAFPADMELTCRDGGMNPDGTCIFANGRDVLDSYDLVVDTSKYLGIIICVGIIYRLLAYLVLKAKLEWLQW, encoded by the coding sequence ATGACTACTAATTTAGTGGAGAACAAGTTATCGTTCTCTCATGTACCCCGCCTGAAGTTGCAGGTGAGGGACCTGTCCATCATTGCGTCAAAAACAGATGCGGAGTTGGTCAAGTCCTTTTCCCTAGATTTGCCCAGCGGGTCTATTATGGCGGTAATGGGTGGCTCTGGGTCTGGTAAAACTACCTTGTTGAATGTTTTGGCCAGCAAGATTAGTGGAGGGCTGAAGACCGTTGGGGAGATAAATTATATACGAGAGGATTGTGGAGTAAACGACGGTGATCATCCGGAACATGCGGTCATGACGTACCTGCCCCAACAGGATGTGCTACCTGCCAGATTGACATGCAGGGATACTATGATGTTTGCAGCTGACTTGAAACTGGATAAACCGAAGCATGAGAAAGTGCAGATCGTAGAACAATTGATCGATGAGCTTGGGTTGAAGGACTGCGCTGACACCATCATCGGGGACAGTAGCCACCGCGGACTATCGGGCGGTGAGAAACGGAGATTGAGTATTGGTACGCAGATGATTGCGAACCCATCGATCATGTTCCTGGACGAGCCAACAACGGGCCTTGACGCATATTCTGCCTACCTTGTCGTCAAAACGATCAGGAAATTGGctgaagatgatggacGCATTTTTATCATGTCGATCCACCAACCGAGATCAGATATCATGTTTCTATTGGATAAAGTTTGTATACTCTCAAAGGGGAACATAGTGTACTGTGACGCTGTGGACAAAATGATACCCTATTTCGAATCAATGGGCTACAAAGTGCCCCAGCTGGTCAATCCTGCAGACTACATTGTTGACATATCGAGTGTAGACAGCAGGTCTGAGGAAGCCGAAGAGATTGCAACTTTGAGGTTGACAAAACTGCTGGCAAATTGGAAAGAGTACGAAAAGACAAATATCAAGGCTGAAACGATTGAATACGATAGACAGATTAGCGTGGATAACATGACTACCATGTTACCATTTTGGAAACAGGTATGGGTTCTAACGAGAAGAAACGTAAAGTTAAATACCAGTGATCATGTTACGATGATTGCCACAATCCTAGAACCCCTTATTATTGGGACAATAGTCGGTTGGATTTTTTACAAACCGGACAAAACAACCGAGTCTGGGATGCGGACTATAGTTGCATGTTTATATGCATGCGTCATGCTGCAATGCTATTTGTATCTACTGTTCGACACTTATAGGCTATGTGAACAAGATATTGGCATATTTGATCGTGAAAGGGCCGAGGGTTCCGTTTCAGCATTTGCATTCATCACAGCTCGAAAGATCTCGTTGTTTTTATCGGATGATTTCTACATGATCCTGGCGTTTACGACTATCACTTATTTCATGTTTGGGTTAGAGCCAGATgccaagaagtttttccTCCAGTTCTCAATTATCTTTTTGACGCAGCTGTCATGTTCTGGATTAGCCACTTTTTCTGTCGCTATATCAAGAGACTATGCGAAGGCTTCTTTAGTAGGGAACATGACGTTCACTATTTTATCTATGGGCTGTGGGTTCTTCGTCAACGCCAAAAAGATGCCCGTCTACGTCCGTTGGACCAAATATATTGCATTTTCGTGGTACGGGTTTGGCGCCTTAATTTCCAGTACTTTCACCGATCATTTATGCACTAATCCGAACGACATCAGGACCTGTCTTGGAAATCAGGTTGTTGATACATTTGGGTTTTGGCGGAACTGGCGAGTGGTACCGGCCATCGTTATATTTTGTTTTGCGATTgggtatttttttgcatcAATGATTATCCTTCATTTCAACAAAGTAGACATTACTTTACAAAACGAAGTGAAGACCAAAGACAGTgggaaagaagagaaagttTATATGACCGATGGTACCAGTAATGACGACTCTTTACCTATCAAGAACAGCCGCCTGATTCAAAATAGTGACAAGGACATAGACCTTGAATCCAAGGACAGTCACCCATATGAAGTTGaagtttctttgaaagatataACGCTGACAGTTGATTATATACATGTTCAGGGGATTAGTCAGTGGCGCAATAAGATTATAAACagggaaagaaaaaagatTTTGCGGTCCGTAAATGCAACATTTAAACCAGGAATGGTTAATGCAATTATGGGACCATCAGGATCGGGTAAGTCGACGCTTCTGAATTTAATATCAGGAAGAGTTAAATCAACGCTTTTCTCGAGATTCACTAAAGATGGGTCAATGTCCTTCAATGGTGCTGAGGTCTCTGAGACCATGTTTAAACAAATCTGCTCTTATGTTTCACAAGATGATGACCACTTATTATCGAAGCTAACAGTAAGGGAAACCTTCAAATTTGCCTCAGATTTAAGGTTACATCATTTGAACGCTAAAGAAAGAGAGGCGAAACGGAACAACTTGATAATTGCATTAGGTTTGAAACACTGTGAAGACACTATCATTGGTAATGAATTTGTGAAGGGTATTAGTGGTGgtgaaaagagaagagtGACGATGGGGATTCAGCTACTCAATGATCCTCCGATTCTTTTGCTAGATGAGCCAACATCTGGTTTAGACAGTTTCACTTCATCCACGATTCTTGAAATTCTATCCAATCTATGTCAAGAATATGGAAAAACTGTCATTTTGACCATTCATCAACCAAGAGCTGaattgttcaaaaagtttGGGAACGTATTATTACTAGCAAAATCAGGCAGGACTGCTTTTAATGGATCTCCGGATGAAATGATAATGTACTTTGAGAAACTAGGCTTCAAGTGTCCTGAGCTTACGAACGTTGCTGATTACTTTTTGGATTTAATTTCAATAAATACACAGAATGAACAAAATGAAAGCACTTCCAGAGAAAGGGTGGAGAAGTTGTTGGCTAACTGGGAAGACCAAGTCCAGTTACAGCACGCTGCCTTGGAATCGGATCCCTTTAATGAAAAACAGCTCGTAATGTCTTCGAATGAttttcaacagcaatacGGCCCCTGTATTCGGAAGCAATGTGATCCTACACTTGCATATTACGTCAATGTTAAAAGACAGGTAACCACTatgagaagaagttttGACACCTTGATGGCGAGAATAGCACAAGTCCCGGGCCTCGGCGCTATATTCGCCCTTTACTTTGCGCCTATCAAGTACAATTACACTAGTGTAAGCAATAGAATTGGTCTAACTCAGGAATCCACTGCTCTTTATTTTGTCGGTATGTTGGGTAATCTTACATGCTACCCTATGGAAAGGGACTACTTCTACAGAGAGTTCGAAGATAATGTATACGGGATAGGTCCATTCTTTATGGCTTACATGACCCTGGAGTTACCTCTGACCTTATTTTCCTCCATTATTTACTCGGTATTAACAGTTTTAGCATGTGGACTACCTAGAACAGCGGggaatttttttgcaacaGTTTATTGTGCGTTTATTGTAATTGCGTGTGGCGAAGCTCTCGGAATAATGACCAACACTCTGTTTGAAAGACCTGGTTTCGTTGTGAACTGTATTTCTGTGATTCTGTCCATTGGTTGCCAGCTGTCTGGTATCATGTCGTTGACTATGTCTAGGGTTTTAAAAGGGTTTTCTTACTTAAACCCAGTCCATTACACGTCAATGGTATTGATCAACCTGGCATTTCCTGCGGATATGGAACTTACTTGCCGTGACGGTGGTATGAATCCAGATGGGACCTGTATTTTTGCAAATGGGAGGGATGTACTTGACTCCTATGATCTGGTTGTTGACACCAGCAAGTACTTGGGTATAATTATCTGTGTTGGTATAATTTACCGCCTCCTTGCGTACCTGGTTTTGAAAGCCAAACTGGAATGGCTACAATGGTAA
- the DSC2 gene encoding Dsc2p (similar to Saccharomyces cerevisiae YOL073C; ancestral locus Anc_3.135), which yields MSMETPVGLFQYPVTKLCMVSCAVVPLVASVAGWKYHFLLQFDPFLSLHHQYYRLLLFQIGCLNESDVALMVLIWYHFRQIERVFGSLKYINLISLVFVYTTVLLAVLNTVMNYVLPGWFWNRYPTGALPILLALFHFYKEYTPKIYEFEVFLAPFIRPKDKLVIKLSDQFLVNALIALAMLNQGAIGVATGFISWMIGVFIDNGILVGLSTWKLPLMARLLSTRARTSINAADQTTSAIDTPQRVRTQDILQDTQAAAPARNDTPSTAGITTPEDSEPNDEPVRPLRTQFLDTFRR from the coding sequence ATGTCCATGGAGACGCCAGTTGGACTATTTCAGTACCCGGTCACGAAGTTGTGCATGGTATCCTGTGCTGTGGTCCCCCTCGTTGCATCTGTTGCAGGATGGAAGTATCATTTCCTGCTTCAATTCGACCCCTTCCTCTCTCTGCACCATCAATACTACCGCTTGCTATTGTTCCAGATTGGATGTTTGAATGAGAGTGACGTGGCGCTGATGGTTCTTATATGGTACCATTTTCGGCAAATAGAGAGAGTGTTTGGATCCCTAAAGTACATCAACCTGATCTCCTTGGTATTTGTCTACACGACCGTGCTCCTCGCAGTATTGAATACTGTGATGAACTACGTCTTGCCCGGCTGGTTCTGGAACAGGTATCCAACCGGTGCGCTGCCTATTCTACTGGCACTCTTCCATTTTTACAAAGAATACACTCCGAAGATTTACGAGTTCGAGGTGTTCTTGGCACCATTTATCAGGCCGAAGGACAAGCTGGTCATCAAACTCAGCGACCAGTTCCTAGTGAACGCACTGATTGCTCTCGCAATGCTGAACCAGGGTGCCATTGGCGTTGCCACTGGGTTCATCTCATGGATGATAGGCGTATTTATCGACAACGGGATCCTTGTTGGCCTATCCACCTGGAAACTACCGCTAATGGCCCGTCTGCTATCCACCAGAGCACGAACATCTATCAACGCTGCGGACCAAACGACAAGTGCTATCGACACTCCGCAACGCGTTCGCACCCAAGATATCTTGCAAGACACACAGGCGGCTGCTCCAGCAAGAAACGACACCCCGTCCACCGCCGGTATCACAACACCAGAAGACTCAGAACCAAACGATGAACCAGTCAGACCGTTGCGGACCCAATTTCTCGACACTTTCAGGCGTTGA
- the PEX8 gene encoding Pex8p (similar to Saccharomyces cerevisiae PEX8 (YGR077C); ancestral locus Anc_3.136), with protein sequence MDAELQHLIVLLRDRGSIVQQSSVKRSVINNLAYYVPRITSLKVLETIVAELWNSALQSDADTSLELQEMCQSIFFWKLQISEPSLDVPEFYEVWNRHIVACSQWTVPKLAMVSGLLSTEALFLQLQNRFYTDRKGICSRYYKNWRSAYFVPLLTNYLNQGGLTLSSKDLIVQIYTFAPSEGDLARTQLHWDFITDSCIRQLIHYITHGETELDMYLQKNVNQIARTLQISLLRTDSSTLARNLEQLTKACQTLSYRECRSAMPNKSYSNDHYSGILLTVILTTKSIIDSVRNIPRLWCIQMITCLYNLHFITLDFGTTGFQTFEDVFAKLSTFITLPVGQFQRQDDYISLIKGFIGGIDFNTQYPNKINDSRLLFTLSLLERTLLLLSGSTLRELVTAPEFTFVLKNLNSYSNEIREAAHSVILTYYKVESIETSVRQWQSTFIDEYLVLSFRQYFNSELTESQLLHIIQKLSVSIPYLQTMDLDICRRLVQKMYLQFLNIPKGKMRWNVMLLKCIICMIPYINMRYCLDWLDNVKELLFSGEFDEITRQEIADSLWDMISTSGSQIAIKWWYVSFVTTPQSRL encoded by the coding sequence ATGGACGCAGAACTACAACACTTGATTGTCCTGCTGAGGGATCGAGGCTCGATTGTTCAACAATCGTCGGTGAAGCGGTCGGTGATAAACAACTTAGCTTACTATGTCCCGCGGATCACTTCCCTTAAGGTCCTCGAAACCATCGTGGCAGAGTTGTGGAACAGTGCCCTACAATCGGATGCAGATACATCGCTTGAATTGCAGGAGATGTGCCAAAGTATCTTTTTCTGGAAACTGCAGATATCGGAACCCTCGTTGGATGTCCCCGAATTCTACGAAGTTTGGAACCGGCATATTGTTGCCTGTTCGCAATGGACAGTTCCTAAGCTGGCAATGGTGAGTGGTCTTCTCTCCACAGAAGCATTGTTTCTGCAGTTACAGAATCGTTTTTACACAGACAGGAAGGGGATATGCTCGCGTTACTACAAGAATTGGAGAAGTGCCTATTTTGTTCCATTACTGACCAATTACTTAAATCAAGGGGGGTTAACACTTTCTTCTAAAGACTTGATAGTTCAAATTTACACGTTTGCCCCTTCAGAGGGGGATTTGGCTAGGACACAACTTCATTGGGATTTTATTACTGATTCGTGCATAAGGCAGTTGATACATTACATTACACATGGTGAAACCGAACTCGACATGTAtctgcaaaaaaatgtgaaCCAAATTGCTCGGACGTTGCAGATATCATTACTACGGACAGACAGCTCTACACTAGCTAGAAACTTAGAACAGCTGACCAAAGCCTGCCAAACTTTATCTTACCGGGAATGTCGCAGTGCTATGCCAAATAAGTCGTACTCTAATGACCACTATTCAGGTATTTTACTAACTGTGATATTAACCACGAAAAGCATCATAGACTCTGTTAGGAATATACCCAGACTGTGGTGTATTCAAATGATTACTTGTTTGTACAATCTCCACTTTATCACCTTGGATTTTGGAACCACAGGATTCCAAACCTTTGAAGATGTATTTGCGAAATTATCAACTTTCATAACATTACCTGTTGGGCAGTTTCAAAGACAAGACGACTATATTTCTTTGATAAAGGGCTTCATTGGCGGTATAGATTTCAACACGCAATACCCAAACAAGATAAATGATTCAAGATTACTATTTACCCTATCACTTTTGGAAAGGACGTTACTGTTATTGAGTGGAAGTACGTTACGGGAGCTCGTAACGGCTCCAGAATTCACCTTTGTATTGAAGAATCTGAACTCTTATTCCAACGAAATTCGAGAAGCAGCACATTCAGTCATCCTCACGTACTATAAAGTGGAATCCATAGAAACTTCAGTCAGACAATGGCAATCTACGTTTATTGATGAGTATCTAGTTTTGTCATTCCGCCAGTACTTCAACTCGGAACTGACAGAATCTCAGCTATTGCACATTATCCAAAAACTCTCCGTTTCAATACCGTACCTTCAGACTATGGATTTGGATATCTGCCGCAGGCTCGTACAGAAGATGTATCTTCAATTCCTTAACATACCCAAGGGTAAAATGAGATGGAATGTAATGCTGCTGAAGTGCATTATATGCATGATACCGTACATAAATATGCGGTACTGCTTGGACTGGCTTGATAATGTGAAAGAATTGTTGTTTTCTGGCGAGTTTGACGAGATTACACGACAGGAAATAGCAGACTCCCTGTGGGATATGATAAGCACCAGTGGATCCCAAATAGCAATTAAATGGTGGTATGTATCATTTGTGACAACACCCCAGAGTAGGCTATAA